The Lacrimispora xylanolytica genome has a segment encoding these proteins:
- a CDS encoding ABC transporter permease, whose amino-acid sequence MTLNRETMDIIWLTMRLGLVSTFLSALIGIPLGLILESRDFYGKRIILRINRTLMGFPPVVVGLIVYLLFMRRGPFGELSLLFSFPAMVIAQLFIITPIVSGMVCTAAKNVASEIRTFATSMNASRSQTFFLLIKEMKHDIYFTMAACFGRSISEVGAVMIVGGNIQYKTRTMTTAISLMRNKGDYSEAITLGVVLLLLSFCIQTLMDTLKRYENNGENY is encoded by the coding sequence GTGACTCTTAATCGGGAAACCATGGATATCATATGGCTGACTATGAGGCTGGGGCTTGTTTCCACTTTTCTTTCTGCTCTTATTGGGATTCCCCTGGGACTTATATTAGAAAGCAGAGACTTTTACGGCAAGAGAATTATTTTAAGGATCAACCGGACGCTTATGGGATTTCCTCCAGTGGTGGTCGGCCTGATTGTCTACCTGCTATTCATGCGCAGAGGACCCTTTGGAGAGCTTTCCTTGTTGTTTTCTTTCCCTGCCATGGTCATAGCTCAGTTATTCATTATTACTCCCATTGTCAGCGGAATGGTGTGTACAGCAGCAAAGAATGTGGCATCGGAGATCCGTACATTTGCTACCAGCATGAATGCCAGCCGAAGCCAGACCTTTTTTTTGCTGATAAAGGAAATGAAGCACGATATTTATTTTACAATGGCGGCCTGCTTTGGGCGGTCCATTAGTGAAGTAGGTGCCGTTATGATCGTGGGAGGCAACATTCAGTATAAAACAAGAACCATGACCACTGCGATTTCTTTGATGAGGAACAAGGGGGATTACAGTGAGGCAATTACCCTTGGAGTGGTTCTGTTACTTCTTTCATTTTGCATACAGACACTAATGGATACGTTAAAAAGGTACGAAAACAATGGTGAAAATTATTGA
- a CDS encoding ATP-binding cassette domain-containing protein, whose translation MVKIIELEKRIESFQLDIKSLLFQEKKIHGLIGSNGSGKSTLIKLITGLMRPDQGTIDLGSLRSKDITFTTQRPYMLHDTVYHNLIYPLKIRNQIPAKEVIGKWLDLCGLTGKEEQFAPSLSSGERQKLSFARALIFKPKLVFIDETMANMDPDSIRAFERIITDIQSEDPITWVIVSHQPTHIYNLCQEVHMMEAGKLLFSGTPTETGYFMRERHEKQWSY comes from the coding sequence ATGGTGAAAATTATTGAATTGGAAAAAAGAATAGAAAGCTTTCAACTGGATATTAAGAGCCTGTTATTTCAGGAAAAAAAGATACATGGACTGATTGGCAGTAACGGAAGTGGAAAATCCACGTTGATAAAGCTCATCACCGGACTGATGAGACCGGATCAGGGAACAATTGATCTTGGCAGCCTAAGGAGTAAGGACATTACCTTTACTACCCAAAGACCCTATATGCTTCATGACACGGTTTATCATAATCTGATCTATCCTTTAAAAATAAGAAATCAGATTCCTGCAAAAGAAGTGATTGGAAAATGGCTTGATCTGTGCGGCCTTACAGGAAAAGAGGAGCAGTTTGCTCCCAGCCTTTCCAGTGGAGAACGCCAGAAGCTTTCCTTTGCCAGAGCTCTCATATTTAAACCGAAACTGGTTTTTATTGATGAGACCATGGCAAACATGGACCCAGATAGCATTCGAGCATTTGAACGCATTATTACAGACATTCAATCAGAAGACCCTATCACCTGGGTGATTGTAAGTCACCAGCCCACTCATATCTACAATCTATGCCAGGAAGTTCATATGATGGAAGCCGGAAAGCTCCTCTTTTCGGGAACTCCAACGGAGACGGGATATTTTATGAGGGAAAGGCATGAAAAGCAATGGAGTTATTAA
- the glp gene encoding gephyrin-like molybdotransferase Glp produces the protein MELLKVHTLEAARKKLVNAMEGKEPKSIRLNLLKSLDRILAQDIMAEEPVPAYRRSMVDGYAVISGDTGGASEGLPVLLRVVGEVSMGGSSDFIVKAGTCGYVPTGGMIPEGADAVVMEEYCELFDEDHLAVYDSVAHGKNVVSQGEDICHGEVVIKKGTKIRPQEIGVMASLGVLEVIVYEPWTITIISTGDELVHPSLQPLPGEIRDINSYALSAKAEAYGLKVLNVMVLKDDKEPLKEKVLQSMKTSDLVMISGGSSKGKKDATSQIIDEVTGGNSLIHGLALKPGKPSIFGFDPSTGTLVVGLPGHPVAAILVFELMVAWLYKHMTNQKEDHSLFARMTTNLAGAPGRATCQLVRLIKKEEEYYAEPVHGKSGLISTLTRADGYFIMGQNQEGIKKEQRVEVFYL, from the coding sequence ATGGAGTTATTAAAGGTTCATACCTTAGAAGCTGCGAGAAAAAAACTGGTTAATGCCATGGAAGGGAAGGAACCTAAGAGCATACGGCTTAATCTCTTAAAATCGCTGGATCGCATACTGGCTCAGGATATTATGGCAGAAGAGCCAGTTCCAGCTTATCGCCGTTCCATGGTTGATGGATATGCTGTAATATCAGGAGATACTGGGGGAGCCTCGGAGGGGCTTCCCGTACTGCTTAGGGTGGTTGGAGAGGTATCCATGGGAGGCTCGTCTGATTTCATTGTAAAAGCCGGAACCTGTGGATATGTGCCCACTGGAGGCATGATTCCTGAGGGAGCCGATGCCGTGGTCATGGAGGAATACTGTGAGTTGTTCGATGAAGATCACCTGGCAGTCTATGATTCCGTGGCTCATGGTAAGAATGTGGTCTCCCAGGGTGAGGATATCTGTCATGGTGAGGTGGTCATAAAAAAGGGAACCAAAATCCGTCCGCAGGAGATTGGTGTTATGGCTAGTCTTGGAGTTTTAGAGGTGATAGTATATGAGCCTTGGACCATAACCATTATCTCCACCGGAGACGAGCTGGTACACCCATCGCTCCAGCCGTTACCTGGAGAAATCAGAGATATTAATTCCTACGCCCTCAGTGCCAAGGCAGAAGCATACGGTCTTAAGGTGTTAAATGTTATGGTACTGAAAGACGATAAGGAACCTTTAAAAGAAAAGGTGCTGCAATCCATGAAGACCAGTGATCTGGTCATGATATCTGGTGGTAGCTCCAAAGGGAAAAAAGATGCCACCAGCCAGATCATTGATGAAGTGACAGGGGGAAATTCTCTCATTCATGGATTGGCGTTAAAACCGGGAAAGCCATCCATCTTTGGATTTGACCCGTCAACTGGTACTTTGGTCGTTGGCCTGCCGGGTCATCCGGTGGCTGCCATACTGGTATTTGAGCTTATGGTTGCTTGGCTTTATAAACATATGACCAATCAGAAAGAAGATCATTCCCTTTTTGCCCGAATGACCACCAACCTGGCCGGAGCGCCGGGCAGGGCCACCTGTCAGCTGGTAAGGCTTATAAAGAAGGAAGAGGAGTATTATGCAGAGCCTGTGCACGGAAAATCCGGCCTTATCAGTACTTTAACAAGAGCAGACGGCTATTTCATCATGGGACAAAATCAGGAAGGAATAAAAAAAGAGCAGCGGGTGGAAGTATTTTATCTATGA